Proteins encoded together in one Macadamia integrifolia cultivar HAES 741 chromosome 8, SCU_Mint_v3, whole genome shotgun sequence window:
- the LOC122086691 gene encoding TMV resistance protein N-like isoform X2, producing MADLNEDSSSAFSSPYSKYDVFLNFRGADTRKNFTDFLHKALKNEGINDFIDSENLWTGEAINPALIRTIGGSKIAIPVFSSGYASSKWCLQELSLIHDCYKSNGQIALPIFLDVEPSYVRNQTGSFEGPFQEHERQFMPQIVENWREALRVIGSLKGWVLNKDTNGDQAALVEVVVKRVLDELNSNIHLVACKYPIGIDSHINSLLSLLNSESNDAKFVGICGFGGIGKTTIAKAVYNRIFSNFKGHSFLSDIREQIIRCKGLVSLQKQLLKDISKMDIDICDYHRGKHLIKQRLCKEKVLLVLDDVDDKEHLDALAGELNWFGKGSRVIITTRDEHILDVAKVGKDKIYWPQELNYKESLQLFSLHAFSMNQPPDDYMQLSQDVAWYLGGLPLAVEVLGSYLSDVRDKEVWKSTLQSLKEIPDKEVQRKLRISYNNLEDEYQKSLFLDFACSFIGCDKETVISIWEASGYYPKSAIHRLIKRSLIKFEYKEYGDCCLMMHDLIRDMGRRIVLEENLMEPSNGEILQLLTHKGTDKIKGMILPTRLQSVPLASEHFEMISNLRFLDINSVHFRGDFPPLPSTLKWFRWKRCPLDILPANFYHKRLVNLDLSGSMIEEAWNIRSQNETKRFQNLKVLVLSDCTYLAESPDSSWFPHLERLDLGNCRSLEKLNESIGQFSQLKNLNLKRCDSLKKLPDSIGKLKSLVQLDLSWLTIEELPNSISRLSSLEELSLEGCRSLKSLPESIGGLKSLVELKLTNVSKIKELPDGVGLLEKLMVLDAYGCYKLVKLPRSMGRMRCLHSINLRGDNISNIPDDFSMLSNLFKLKMSATLQSLPTDLSHLKYLKQLNLFKCVKLEYLPELPLSLVELCCEDCFSLVRLPDLSRLKVLAILCLEGCIKLEEIRGLGGKLSLVELNARGCHNLTITPRKILGQGTLLPERPPLRSFSLTAIDGIYKKWLILCLVLELPSDFSSQTIYCDISASIRQKDNTISCVHTLRIEDVEFTTNQNLIYLHHFKEFDWFGIPLHGKDAIENLYIHQSELRQQLSWDNDSSRHFCRVKFWKILFENREPSQQKPNGYSSASMVEDFFNWSFESRETNQQEPNRHSSAMMVADFSNWSFENREYEQQMLNQHSTAMMVADFFDCSYVNVSGGLPPLKLSNIGVRGSSSNVPKEVELTAIERLIDEASPPRVEEALLRATVRPVLNEDDEAACRSPVKDTEIGLRASGSYCFDNEDEALLRAIGRIVLENEEEEEVLRAMERLFLRKDDETAVDSGANTNSSSY from the exons ATGgcggatcttaacgaagattCCTCCTCTGCCTTTTCATCTCCATATTCCAAATACGATGTTTTTCTCAACTTCAGGGGTGCAGATACTCGCAAAAACTTCACTGATTTCCTTCACAAAGCTCTTAAAAATGAGGGAATCAATGACTTtattgatagtgaaaatttgTGGACTGGAGAAGCCATTAACCCAGCCCTTATTAGAACGATTGGAGGGTCCAAAATCGCAATCCCTGTTTTCTCCAGCGGCTACGCCTCAAGCAAATGGTGTCTCCAGGAACTTTCTCTGATACACGATTGCTACAAATCAAACGGTCAAATTGCTTTACCCATATTCTTGGACGTCGAGCCGTCTTATGTTCGGAATCAAACTGGAAGTTTTGAAGGACCCTTTCAGGAACATGAGAGGCAGTTTATGCCCCAAATTGTGGAGAATTGGAGGGAAGCTTTGAGAGTGATAGGGAGTCTAAAGGGTTGGGTTCTGAACAAAGACACAAACGG GGATCAGGCAGCGCTAGTTGAGGTAGTTGTCAAAAGGGTTCTGGATGAATTGAACAGTAACATCCACTTGGTTGCATGTAAATACCCTATTGGAATAGATTCCCACATAAATTCTCTGTTATCTTTGTTAAATAGTGAGTCCAATGATGCTAAGTTTGTCGGAATTTGTGGCTTTGGTGGCATTGGGAAGACAACTATTGCCAAGGCTGTATACAATCGCATATTTTCGAACTTCAAGGGGCATAGTTTTCTTTCGGACATTAGAGAACAAATAATTCGATGCAAGGGTCTAGTGTCTTTGCAGAAGCAACTTCTTAAAGATATCAGCAAAATGGACATTGACATATGTGATTATCATAGGGGCAAACATTTGATAAAACAAAGACTTTGTAAAGAAAAAGTTCTTCTAGTTCTTGATGATGTAGACGACAAAGAACATTTAGATGCTTTGGCTGGTGAACTCAATTGGTTTGGTAAAGGAAGCAGGGTCATAATAACAACCAGAGATGAGCATATTTTGGATGTGGCTAAGGTTGGAAAAGATAAAATCTATTGGCCTCAAGAGCTGAACTATAAGgaatctcttcaactatttAGTTTGCATGCTTTTTCAATGAACCAACCTCCTGATGATTATATGCAACTTTCACAAGATGTGGCATGGTATTTGGGAGGGTTGCCTTTAGCTGTAGAGGTGTTGGGGTCTTACCTATCGGACGTTAGAGACAAAGAAGTGTGGAAAAGTACACTACAAAGTTTGAAAGAAATTCCTGATAAAGAAGTCCAAAGAAAGTTGAGGATAAGTTATAACAATCTGGAAGACGAGTATCAAAAATCTCTATTTCTCGATTTTGCATGCTCTTTTATTGGATGTGATAAAGAAACCGTAATTTCCATATGGGAAGCTTCTGGCTATTATCCTAAATCAGCAATACACAGACTAATTAAAAGGTCCCTTATAAAATTTGAATATAAGGAATATGGTGATTGCTGCTTGATGATGCATGATCTGATTCGAGACATGGGAAGGAGAATTGTCTTAGAAGAGAACCTTATGGAACCAAGTAATGGTGAAATCTTGCAACTATTAACACATAAG GGAACTGACAAGATAAAAGGCATGATCCTTCCGACCAGGTTACAAAGTGTTCCATTAGCTAGTGAACACTTTGAGATGATTTCCAATCTAAGATTTCTCGATATTAATTCAGTACACTTCAGGGGTGATTTTCCGCCCCTTCCTTCTACATTAAAGTGGTTCAGATGGAAGCGTTGTCCTTTGGATATTCTACCAGCCAATTTTTATCATAAGAGACTGGTTAATCTCGACCTATCGGGTAGCATGATTGAAGAAGCTTGGAATATCAGGTCTCAAAATGAAACTAAG cggttccaaaatttgaaagttCTTGTTCTTAGTGATTGCACATATCTAGCTGAGTCCCCAGACTCTTCATGGTTTCCTCACTTGGAACGATTAGATCTCGGAAACTGCAGATCATTGGAGAAGTTAAATGAGTCCATCGGGCAGTTTAGTCAACTCAAAAATCTTAATCTTAAGCGTTGTGACTCACTCAAAAAGTTGCCCGATTCCATTGGTAAACTAAAATCTCTAGTCCAGCTTGACTTGTCGTGGTTAACAATTGAAGAACTCCCAAACAGTATTTCCAGGTTGAGCTCTCTTGAAGAACTTAGTCTCGAAGGATGCCGTTCACTCAAGAGTTTGCCTGAGTCAATCGGTGGTCTAAAATCTTTGGTTGAGCTTAAATTGACTAATGTTTCAAAAATTAAGGAATTGCCTGATGGTGTTGGATTATTAGAGAAGCTTATGGTATTAGATGCTTATGGTTGCTATAAACTAGTGAAGCTACCAAGATCAATGGGGAGAATGAGGTGCTTGCATAGCATTAACTTACGAGGAGACAATATTTCGAACATTCCTGATGATTTTTCAATGCTCTCGAATTTATTCAAGTTGAAAATGTCTGCAACACTTCAATCCCTCCCGACAGATCTCTCACACTTGAAATATTTGAAGCAATTAAACCTTTTTAAGTGTGTGAAGTTGGAATACCTCCCAGAGCTTCCCTTAAGCTTAGTTGAGCTTTGTTGTGAAGATTGCTTTTCCTTGGTACGACTACCGGATTTGTCAAGGCTGAAAGTTTTGGCGATATTATGTCTTGAAGGTTGTATAAAGCTGGAGGAGATTCGAGGCCTCGGCGGGAAACTATCTTTGGTAGAACTCAATGCCCGAGGATGCCATAACTTGACCATAACTCCAAGGAAAATACTTGGCCAG GGAACACTATTACCTGAAAGGCCACCATTGCGAAGTTTTTCTTTGACTGCTATTGATGGGATCTATAAAAAATGGTTAATTCTGTGCCTTGTTTTGGAATTACCCTCTGACTTCAGCTCACAAACCATCTATTGTGATATTTCTGCTTCTATCCGCCAAAAAGATAACACAATCAGTTGTGTTCATACACTGAGAATTGAGGACGTTGAGTTCACTACTAATCAAAATTTAATCTACCTTCATCATTTTAAAGAATTTGACTGGTTTGGAATTCCATTACATGGAAAAGATGCTATTGAGAATTTATATATTCATCAATCCGAGTTACGTCAACAGCTCTCTTGGGATAACGATTCGTCAAGACACTTTTGTAGGGTAAAATTCTGGAAAATTCTGTTTGAGAACAGGGAACCTTCCCAGCAAAAGCCTAATGGCTATTCGAGTGCCTCAATGGTAGAAGATTTCTTTAATTGGTCATTCGAGAGCAGAGAAACTAACCAACAAGAACCTAATCGACATTCGAGTGCCATGATGGTGGCAGATTTCTCGAATTGGTCATTTGAGAACAGGGAATATGAACAGCAAATGCTTAATCAACATTCAACTGCCATGATGGTAGCAGACTTCTTCGATTGCTCATATGTCAACGTTAGTGGTGGATTACCTCCACTAAAACTGAGCAACATTGGGGTTAGAGGATCCAGCAGTAATGTTCCTAAGGAGGTAGAGTTGACGGCTATTGAAAGACTTATTGATGAGGCAAGTCCTCCTCgagtggaagaagcattgttgaGGGCTACAGTGAGACCAGTTCTCAACGAGGATGATGAGGCAGCTTGTCGATCTCCCGTTAAAGATACAGAGATAGGGTTGAGGGCTAGTGGGAGTTATTGCTTTGACAATGAGGATGAGGCGCTGTTGAGGGCTATTGGGAGAATTGTTCTTGAAAacgaggaggaagaggaagtcTTGAGGGCTATGGAGAGACTTTTTCTTCGTAAGGATGATGAGACGGCTGTTGATTCCGGAGCCAACACCAATTCAAGCAGTTACTGA
- the LOC122086691 gene encoding TMV resistance protein N-like isoform X1 → MADLNEDSSSAFSSPYSKYDVFLNFRGADTRKNFTDFLHKALKNEGINDFIDSENLWTGEAINPALIRTIGGSKIAIPVFSSGYASSKWCLQELSLIHDCYKSNGQIALPIFLDVEPSYVRNQTGSFEGPFQEHERQFMPQIVENWREALRVIGSLKGWVLNKDTNGDCRDQAALVEVVVKRVLDELNSNIHLVACKYPIGIDSHINSLLSLLNSESNDAKFVGICGFGGIGKTTIAKAVYNRIFSNFKGHSFLSDIREQIIRCKGLVSLQKQLLKDISKMDIDICDYHRGKHLIKQRLCKEKVLLVLDDVDDKEHLDALAGELNWFGKGSRVIITTRDEHILDVAKVGKDKIYWPQELNYKESLQLFSLHAFSMNQPPDDYMQLSQDVAWYLGGLPLAVEVLGSYLSDVRDKEVWKSTLQSLKEIPDKEVQRKLRISYNNLEDEYQKSLFLDFACSFIGCDKETVISIWEASGYYPKSAIHRLIKRSLIKFEYKEYGDCCLMMHDLIRDMGRRIVLEENLMEPSNGEILQLLTHKGTDKIKGMILPTRLQSVPLASEHFEMISNLRFLDINSVHFRGDFPPLPSTLKWFRWKRCPLDILPANFYHKRLVNLDLSGSMIEEAWNIRSQNETKRFQNLKVLVLSDCTYLAESPDSSWFPHLERLDLGNCRSLEKLNESIGQFSQLKNLNLKRCDSLKKLPDSIGKLKSLVQLDLSWLTIEELPNSISRLSSLEELSLEGCRSLKSLPESIGGLKSLVELKLTNVSKIKELPDGVGLLEKLMVLDAYGCYKLVKLPRSMGRMRCLHSINLRGDNISNIPDDFSMLSNLFKLKMSATLQSLPTDLSHLKYLKQLNLFKCVKLEYLPELPLSLVELCCEDCFSLVRLPDLSRLKVLAILCLEGCIKLEEIRGLGGKLSLVELNARGCHNLTITPRKILGQGTLLPERPPLRSFSLTAIDGIYKKWLILCLVLELPSDFSSQTIYCDISASIRQKDNTISCVHTLRIEDVEFTTNQNLIYLHHFKEFDWFGIPLHGKDAIENLYIHQSELRQQLSWDNDSSRHFCRVKFWKILFENREPSQQKPNGYSSASMVEDFFNWSFESRETNQQEPNRHSSAMMVADFSNWSFENREYEQQMLNQHSTAMMVADFFDCSYVNVSGGLPPLKLSNIGVRGSSSNVPKEVELTAIERLIDEASPPRVEEALLRATVRPVLNEDDEAACRSPVKDTEIGLRASGSYCFDNEDEALLRAIGRIVLENEEEEEVLRAMERLFLRKDDETAVDSGANTNSSSY, encoded by the exons ATGgcggatcttaacgaagattCCTCCTCTGCCTTTTCATCTCCATATTCCAAATACGATGTTTTTCTCAACTTCAGGGGTGCAGATACTCGCAAAAACTTCACTGATTTCCTTCACAAAGCTCTTAAAAATGAGGGAATCAATGACTTtattgatagtgaaaatttgTGGACTGGAGAAGCCATTAACCCAGCCCTTATTAGAACGATTGGAGGGTCCAAAATCGCAATCCCTGTTTTCTCCAGCGGCTACGCCTCAAGCAAATGGTGTCTCCAGGAACTTTCTCTGATACACGATTGCTACAAATCAAACGGTCAAATTGCTTTACCCATATTCTTGGACGTCGAGCCGTCTTATGTTCGGAATCAAACTGGAAGTTTTGAAGGACCCTTTCAGGAACATGAGAGGCAGTTTATGCCCCAAATTGTGGAGAATTGGAGGGAAGCTTTGAGAGTGATAGGGAGTCTAAAGGGTTGGGTTCTGAACAAAGACACAAACGG TGATTGCAGGGATCAGGCAGCGCTAGTTGAGGTAGTTGTCAAAAGGGTTCTGGATGAATTGAACAGTAACATCCACTTGGTTGCATGTAAATACCCTATTGGAATAGATTCCCACATAAATTCTCTGTTATCTTTGTTAAATAGTGAGTCCAATGATGCTAAGTTTGTCGGAATTTGTGGCTTTGGTGGCATTGGGAAGACAACTATTGCCAAGGCTGTATACAATCGCATATTTTCGAACTTCAAGGGGCATAGTTTTCTTTCGGACATTAGAGAACAAATAATTCGATGCAAGGGTCTAGTGTCTTTGCAGAAGCAACTTCTTAAAGATATCAGCAAAATGGACATTGACATATGTGATTATCATAGGGGCAAACATTTGATAAAACAAAGACTTTGTAAAGAAAAAGTTCTTCTAGTTCTTGATGATGTAGACGACAAAGAACATTTAGATGCTTTGGCTGGTGAACTCAATTGGTTTGGTAAAGGAAGCAGGGTCATAATAACAACCAGAGATGAGCATATTTTGGATGTGGCTAAGGTTGGAAAAGATAAAATCTATTGGCCTCAAGAGCTGAACTATAAGgaatctcttcaactatttAGTTTGCATGCTTTTTCAATGAACCAACCTCCTGATGATTATATGCAACTTTCACAAGATGTGGCATGGTATTTGGGAGGGTTGCCTTTAGCTGTAGAGGTGTTGGGGTCTTACCTATCGGACGTTAGAGACAAAGAAGTGTGGAAAAGTACACTACAAAGTTTGAAAGAAATTCCTGATAAAGAAGTCCAAAGAAAGTTGAGGATAAGTTATAACAATCTGGAAGACGAGTATCAAAAATCTCTATTTCTCGATTTTGCATGCTCTTTTATTGGATGTGATAAAGAAACCGTAATTTCCATATGGGAAGCTTCTGGCTATTATCCTAAATCAGCAATACACAGACTAATTAAAAGGTCCCTTATAAAATTTGAATATAAGGAATATGGTGATTGCTGCTTGATGATGCATGATCTGATTCGAGACATGGGAAGGAGAATTGTCTTAGAAGAGAACCTTATGGAACCAAGTAATGGTGAAATCTTGCAACTATTAACACATAAG GGAACTGACAAGATAAAAGGCATGATCCTTCCGACCAGGTTACAAAGTGTTCCATTAGCTAGTGAACACTTTGAGATGATTTCCAATCTAAGATTTCTCGATATTAATTCAGTACACTTCAGGGGTGATTTTCCGCCCCTTCCTTCTACATTAAAGTGGTTCAGATGGAAGCGTTGTCCTTTGGATATTCTACCAGCCAATTTTTATCATAAGAGACTGGTTAATCTCGACCTATCGGGTAGCATGATTGAAGAAGCTTGGAATATCAGGTCTCAAAATGAAACTAAG cggttccaaaatttgaaagttCTTGTTCTTAGTGATTGCACATATCTAGCTGAGTCCCCAGACTCTTCATGGTTTCCTCACTTGGAACGATTAGATCTCGGAAACTGCAGATCATTGGAGAAGTTAAATGAGTCCATCGGGCAGTTTAGTCAACTCAAAAATCTTAATCTTAAGCGTTGTGACTCACTCAAAAAGTTGCCCGATTCCATTGGTAAACTAAAATCTCTAGTCCAGCTTGACTTGTCGTGGTTAACAATTGAAGAACTCCCAAACAGTATTTCCAGGTTGAGCTCTCTTGAAGAACTTAGTCTCGAAGGATGCCGTTCACTCAAGAGTTTGCCTGAGTCAATCGGTGGTCTAAAATCTTTGGTTGAGCTTAAATTGACTAATGTTTCAAAAATTAAGGAATTGCCTGATGGTGTTGGATTATTAGAGAAGCTTATGGTATTAGATGCTTATGGTTGCTATAAACTAGTGAAGCTACCAAGATCAATGGGGAGAATGAGGTGCTTGCATAGCATTAACTTACGAGGAGACAATATTTCGAACATTCCTGATGATTTTTCAATGCTCTCGAATTTATTCAAGTTGAAAATGTCTGCAACACTTCAATCCCTCCCGACAGATCTCTCACACTTGAAATATTTGAAGCAATTAAACCTTTTTAAGTGTGTGAAGTTGGAATACCTCCCAGAGCTTCCCTTAAGCTTAGTTGAGCTTTGTTGTGAAGATTGCTTTTCCTTGGTACGACTACCGGATTTGTCAAGGCTGAAAGTTTTGGCGATATTATGTCTTGAAGGTTGTATAAAGCTGGAGGAGATTCGAGGCCTCGGCGGGAAACTATCTTTGGTAGAACTCAATGCCCGAGGATGCCATAACTTGACCATAACTCCAAGGAAAATACTTGGCCAG GGAACACTATTACCTGAAAGGCCACCATTGCGAAGTTTTTCTTTGACTGCTATTGATGGGATCTATAAAAAATGGTTAATTCTGTGCCTTGTTTTGGAATTACCCTCTGACTTCAGCTCACAAACCATCTATTGTGATATTTCTGCTTCTATCCGCCAAAAAGATAACACAATCAGTTGTGTTCATACACTGAGAATTGAGGACGTTGAGTTCACTACTAATCAAAATTTAATCTACCTTCATCATTTTAAAGAATTTGACTGGTTTGGAATTCCATTACATGGAAAAGATGCTATTGAGAATTTATATATTCATCAATCCGAGTTACGTCAACAGCTCTCTTGGGATAACGATTCGTCAAGACACTTTTGTAGGGTAAAATTCTGGAAAATTCTGTTTGAGAACAGGGAACCTTCCCAGCAAAAGCCTAATGGCTATTCGAGTGCCTCAATGGTAGAAGATTTCTTTAATTGGTCATTCGAGAGCAGAGAAACTAACCAACAAGAACCTAATCGACATTCGAGTGCCATGATGGTGGCAGATTTCTCGAATTGGTCATTTGAGAACAGGGAATATGAACAGCAAATGCTTAATCAACATTCAACTGCCATGATGGTAGCAGACTTCTTCGATTGCTCATATGTCAACGTTAGTGGTGGATTACCTCCACTAAAACTGAGCAACATTGGGGTTAGAGGATCCAGCAGTAATGTTCCTAAGGAGGTAGAGTTGACGGCTATTGAAAGACTTATTGATGAGGCAAGTCCTCCTCgagtggaagaagcattgttgaGGGCTACAGTGAGACCAGTTCTCAACGAGGATGATGAGGCAGCTTGTCGATCTCCCGTTAAAGATACAGAGATAGGGTTGAGGGCTAGTGGGAGTTATTGCTTTGACAATGAGGATGAGGCGCTGTTGAGGGCTATTGGGAGAATTGTTCTTGAAAacgaggaggaagaggaagtcTTGAGGGCTATGGAGAGACTTTTTCTTCGTAAGGATGATGAGACGGCTGTTGATTCCGGAGCCAACACCAATTCAAGCAGTTACTGA
- the LOC122085446 gene encoding uncharacterized protein LOC122085446, producing the protein MHDQIRDMGRNIVLEENLMEPSKHSKLWSHGEILQLLEGPKGTDKIKGMILPNGLQSVYLTSEHFEMMSNLRILDINSVNFGGDFSLLSSTLSWFRWKNCPLDILPANFYHKRLVHLDLSCSMIDEAWNIRPQDESKLFQNLRVLVLSDCIFLTKSPDFSWFPHLEQLDLGECKSLDKLDESIGQLSQLKILILKQCNSLKKLPHSIGDLKSLVELHCEDCFSLVRVPDLSRLKNLVEFNARGCHNLTVPPRKILGQGRLIHYRPQLGRFSLTASDGIYKKRLILCLVLELPSDFRSQTIYCDISASIHQKDKTTRCVHTLRIEDIEFTPNGDIIYLHYFKGFDWFGIRLRERDAVKNLNIHQSKFSCQLYQDSYVFTPYCTVKHWNLLVESWEPYQKEPNQLSNAMMVAKFFIWSSNNTEPDQQNLNRHWSVMRGADLSNRSSENREYEQKLLNQQSSAMMVADFFNCSYVDVNDGEFSPRLCLEVKKRKGKKIFKFEERDRHKKSLCNYDIFSYLFLYYFLFFLLIFSLLPNITF; encoded by the exons ATGCATGATCAGATTCGAGACATGGGAAGGAATATTGTCTTAGAAGAGAATCTTATGGAACCAAGTAAGCACAGTAAGTTATGGTCTCATGGAGAAATCTTGCAATTATTAGAAGGGCCCAAG ggAACTGATAAGATTAAAGGAATGATCCTTCCTAATGGCTTACAAAGTGTTTATTTAACTAGCGAGCACTTTGAGATGATGTCCAATCTAAGAATTCTCGACATCAATTCAGTAAACTTCGGGGGAGACTTTTCACTCCTTTCTTCTACGTTAAGCTGGTTCAGGTGGAAGAATTGTCCTTTGGATATTCTACCAGCCAATTTTTATCATAAGAGACTGGTTCATCTCGACCTATCATGTAGCATGATTGATGAAGCATGGAATATCAGGCCTCAAGATGAAAGTAAG CTGTTCCAAAATTTGAGAGTTCTCGTTCTTAGTGACTGTATATTTCTAACTAAGTCCCCAGACTTTTCATGGTTTCCTCACTTGGAGCAATTAGATCTTGGAGAATGCAAATCCTTGGATAAATTAGATGAGTCCATTGGGCAGTTGAGTCAACTGAAAATTCTTATTCTTAAACAATGCAACTCACTCAAGAAGCTGCCTCATTCCATTGGTGATCTAAAATCTTTAGTTGAACTTCATTGTGAAGATTGCTTTTCATTGGTACGAGTACCGGATTTGTCAAGGCTGAAAAA TTTGGTAGAATTCAATGCGCGAGGATGCCATAACTTGACCGTACCTCCAAGGAAAATACTTGGCCAG GGAAGACTAATACATTACAGGCCACAATTGGGAAGGTTTTCCTTGACTGCTAGTGATGGGATCTATAAAAAGAGGTTAATTCTGTGTCTGGTTTTGGAATTACCCTCTGACTTCAGGTCACAAACCATTTATTGTGATATTTCAGCTTCTATCCATCAGAAAGATAAAACAACCAGGTGTGTTCATACACTGAGAATTGAGGATATTGAGTTCACTCCTAATGGAGATATAATCTACCTTCACTATTTCAAAGGATTTGACTGGTTTGGGATTCGGTTGCGTGAAAGAGATGCTGTGAAGAATTTAAATATCCATCAATCCAAGTTTTCTTGCCAGCTTTATCAGGATAGCTATGTGTTTACACCATATTGTACAGTAAAACACTGGAACCTTCTGGTCGAGAGCTGGGAACCTTACCAGAAAGAGCCcaatcaactttcaaatgcCATGATGGTAGCAAAATTCTTCATTTGGTCCTCCAACAATACAGAACCTGACCAGCAAAATCTTAACCGACATTGGAGTGTCATGAGGGGAGCGGATCTCTCCAATCGGTCATCTGAGAACAGGGAATATGAACAGAAACTGCTTAATCAACAATCAAGTGCCATGATGGTGGCAGATTTCTTCAATTGCTCATATGTCGATGTTAATGATGGAGAATTTTCacctaggctatgtttggaagtcaagaaaagaaaaggaaagaaaatatttaaatttgaagagagagatagacacaaaaagTCATTATGTAATTATGATATTTTCTCATATCTttttttgtactattttcttttctttcttctcatatTTTCTTTGCTTCCAAACATAACCTTTTAA